TTCTACCGCAGCTTGGCCAAGTCCTACCGGCGTACTCAGCGGGCCGTGCAGGACGATCCGCTCCTGGGCGACATGTTCCATCCGGGCTTCCGCAGACACCTGCGCCAATGGGACCGCACGGCGCGCGGGTATCTGGCTGCGCAAGACGATCCTCAAGCTCTGGCCCGTTGGCGGGAGGCAACCCGCCGCCGGCTGCTGGGCGAGGGCTTCAGTGCCGACCTGGCCGAGGAGTACGTCAAGTGCCCGGCCCGCAGCGTGGCTTTCGTGCGCCGCTTCTCCTTCCTCTGGGAACCCTGACCTTGGTGAGGTCAGATTCCGTGGTATCCTTCTTTACTTCGTGTCTAGAGAGGCCTAAGCTGAATGTTCACACCAATTCCCAAGACCCTGGAAGAGCTCCGAGACGGACGCATGATCGTCTTGGTCGATGACGAAAACCGCGAGAATGAAGGTGACTTGGTGGTGGCTGCCGAGAAGGTCACTCCCGAGGTCATCAACTTCATGGCCATGTACGCGCGCGGACTGATTTGCCTGGCCATGACGCCCGAGAAGTGCGACCGACTGGGACTCCACTTGATGGCGCCCCAAAACGACTCCAAGTTCGGCACGGCCTTCACGGCTTCGATCGACGCCGCTCAGGGAGTGACCTCAGGCGTCTCGGCACAGGACCGGGCCCACACCATTCTCACTGCCGTCGACGACCAGTGCAGCGTCGAAGACCTGGCCTCGCCCGGGCACATCTTTCCGCTCCGGGCCCGCCGCGGGGGCGTGCTGGTGCGGGCCGGGCAGACCGAGGGTTCGGTCGACTTGGCCCGGCTGGCCGGGCTGCGAGCGGCCGGGGTCATCTGCGAGATCATGAATCCGGACGGAACCATGGCCCGCGTCCCCCAACTGATCGAGTTTTGCCACAAGCACGGACTGGCCCTGGCCTCGGTAGCCGACATCATCGAGTACCGCCGCCGCAGCGAGAGGCTGATCGAGAAGGTGGTCGATGTCGAAATGCCCACCGAATATGGGGACTTCCGCCTCCATTGCTACCGCTCCCAGATCGACGAGTACCTGCATCTGGCCATGACCTGCGGCGATGTGGGCGAGGGCAAGGTGCATGACGAACCCATCCTGGTGCGCGTCCACTCCGAGTGTCTGACGGGAGACATCTTCCACTCCCTCAGGTGCGATTGCGGGCCTCAGTTGGAAGGCTCCATGCGGCGCATCGCTGAGGCCGGTACCGGCGTGGTCCTCTACATCCGCCAGGAAGGCCGCGGCATCGGACTCATCAACAAGCTCAAAGCTTACGCCTTGCAGGAACAGGGTTTGGATACCGTGGAAGCCAATACCCGCCTGGGCCTGCCGGCCGACTTGAGAGAATATGGCATCGGGGCACAGATCCTGATCGATCTGGGCATCCGAAAGCTCCACCTGCTCACCAACAATCCCAAGAAGATCCGCGGCATCAGCGGGTACGGCCTGGAGGTCGTGGATCAAATCCCCATCGAGATTCCTCCCACCGCCCACAACCGCCGCTACTTGCGCGCCAAGCGCGACAAGCTGGGCCACCTCTTCGAAGAGATCAACGACGCCATCAGCGACTGAACTTGCTCCTCTCCCGTAGCGTGGAAGGCCCGGTCTTGCTAAGCTGGGCGCTCAGATTTTTCCAACAAGGGGAGGAGACCGATGACGAAGAAATGGATGGGGGCAGCGGCGCTTTTCCTGGCCCTGGCTTTGGCGCTTTCCTGCGCACAACCCACCGAGTACGACCTGATTATCCGCAACGGCGTCATCTACGACGGATTGGGCGGAGAGCCCTACAAAGGCGACGTTGCCTTCAACGGCGACCGCATCGCCGCGGTCGGCGACCTGGGCTCGGCCGTGGGCCTCGAAGAAGTGGACGCCCAGGGCAAGGCGGTGACGCCCGGCTTCATCAACATGCTCAGTTGGGCCACCGAGAGCCTGATCGTGGACGGACGCGCCATGAGCGACGTGCTGCAAGGGGTGACCCTCGAGGTCATGGGAGAGGGATGGTCGATGGGCCCCCTCAGCGAAACCATGAAAGAACAGGCTCGGGAGCAGCAAGGCGACATCAAGTACGACATCGAATGGACGAGCCTGGGCGAGTACCTGGAATACCTCGAGAACAAGGGCGTCTCGGTCAACGTGGCTTCCTACCTGGGAGCCACCACCTTGCGTATCCATGAGATCGGTTTCGAGGACCGTCCGCCCAGCGAGGAAGAACTGCAACGCATGCGCCAGTTGGTGCACCAGGCCATGCAGGAAGGCGCCTTGGGCATCGGCTCCTCGCTGATCTATGCTCCCGCTTTCTACGCCTCCACCGAAGAGCTGATCGAATTGTGCAAGGTGGCTTCCCAGTACGGCGGTAGCTACATCTCCCACATGCGCAGCGAAGGCAACCAGTTCCTGGAGGCGCTGGATGAAACGATGCGCATCGCCCGCCAGGCCGACATCGCCGCCGAGGTCTACCATCTCAAGGCGGCGGGCCGCGACAACTGGGAGAAGATGGATCAGGCCATCGCCAAGATCGAGCAGGCCCGTGCCCAAGGTTTGGAGATCCGCGCCGACATGTACACCTACACCGCGGGCGCTACCGGACTGGACGCCTCCATGCCTCCCTGGGTGCAGGAAGGCGGGCTGGATGACTGGATCGAGCGCCTCAAGGATCCCGCCACGCGCCGCCGCGTCATGGCCGAGATGACTACCCACACCGACGAATGGGAGAATCTCTTTCATGCCGCCGGCAGCGCCGAGAACCTTCTGCTGGTGGGATTCAAGAACGACGACCTCAAGCACCTGACGGGCAAGTCGCTGGCCGAGGTGGCGGAAATGCGCGGCACCTCTCCCGCCGAAACGGCCATGGACCTGGTCATCGAGGACGGCAGCCGGGTGGGGACGGTCTACTTCCTGATGCAGGAAGAAAACATCAAGAAGAAGATCGCCCAGCCTTGGGTGACGTTCGGCTCAGATGCCGAGGCCCCGGCGGCCGAAGGCGTCTTTCTCAAGTCCAGCACTCACCCCCGCGCCTACGGCAACTTCGCCCGTCTGCTGGGCAAATACGTGCGCGAGGAAAAGGTGATTCCGCTGCGCGAGGCCATTCGCCGTCTGACCTCCCTGCCCGCCGGGAACCTCAAGATCAAGCAACGCGGACAGTTGGCCGAGGGCTACTTCGCCGATGTGGTGGTGTTCGATCCCGAGGCCGTCATCGACAGGGCCACCTTTGCCCAACCTCACCAGTACGCCGAGGGCGTCATTCACGTCTTCGTCAATGGCGAGCAGGTGCTCGACAACGGCCAGCACACCGGCGCCACGCCCGGACGCGTGGTCAGGGGACCCGGCTACAAAGGATCGGAGGGAGAAAACTAGCAGTAGCGAGCGACCTCATACCGCCGAGAGCAATTGGGCCTTCACGGCGGTCGCTGGAACTTGAGCCGTGTGTGAACTTGTTGGCCACCGAGTGGCCGTAGTACAGCGCGTCAGAAGTTTTGAGCCACCCTGTCGCGTTATTCCAGGCTCTCAACGTTCGGACCTTTACCGTCTGATACCCAGGGTGGCGCCGCCGTCTCGCTTGCGTTCGCCGGGGCTGACCCTGGGCTGGCGAATCTGTCCCTTTCGGGGACAAGAAACGGAGGGCCCCTGGCTCAGAAGTTATGACCGGCAGCCCTAGAGTCTGACGCGCCCGCCTAGCGGACGCCCTCGGCGCCGTCGGCGTAGTATCCCTCGCGGTGGCGCAGACGCAGACCGCCCTTGTCCTTGAGCTTGACGCGGATCTTGCGGAAGGTGCCGTCTTTGGCGGTGTTGGTGGGATTGTAGACGAGCAGATACTGGCTGCGCAGTTCTTTGTTGATGTTCTCGAACGACTCTTCCAGCTTGCTCACCGAGTAGGGGAAGAGGGCCAGTCCGCCGGTGCTCTCGCTCATTTTCTCCAGGTTGTTCCATCCCTTCTTGCGCTGATCGGCGCCGAAGCGGTTGGTGCCGATGGCGTAGATGGCCACTTCGTTGCGCAAGGCCATCTCCAGGGTTTCCTGGCGCGAGTACCTGCTGTCGCGGTCGACTCCGTCGCTGATGAGGAGGATGACTTTGCGGTCTTGTCCGCGTCCATACGACATCTTGTCCAGGGAGACGCGGTAGACGGCGTCGAAGAGCGCCGTTCCGCCCCCGGCCTGAAGCCCGTCGATGGCCCGGGCGATCACCGAAGGACGGTCGGTGAAGTCCTGCAGCAGGTTGACTCCGCGATCGAATTCCACCAGCAGCGCCCGGTCGCCTGGCTGCATCAGGCTGAGCACGAACTGGCGCGCCGCTTCCTTCTCGAAGTCCAACTGGGTGCGGACGCTCTGGCTGGTATCCATGATCAGCGCCAGTTGCAGAGGGAGATCGGTGGGCCGGTCGAAGGTGGTGATCTCCTGCCGCTCGCCGTCCTCGTAAATCTCGAAGCGCTCCTTGGGCAGGTCGGTGATGAAGCGCCCCCGCTTGTCGGTGACCGTGACGATGACGTTGACGCGTTCAACCTCGACGCGGATCACTTGATCGTCCTGCTCCTGAGCGAGCAGAGCGGCCGGCACCACCGACAAGGCCAGAAGCGGCGGTATCAATGACTTCAGCATCCTAATACTCTACACGAAAGGCAGCCGCCTTCGCCCCTGGCCTGGAAACTTTGAAACTTGCGGCGGCAAATGGAATCTTTACTGAAGGTCGATGTCGCGAGAGATGACGCCGGCCGGCAGGTGGCAGCGTGAACAAGACGGTAGCGGGCAACGTAGTGTTGCCCGAGACTCAAGAAAAGCCGCCCATGTCCGAAAAGGGAGGTAGAGCAAGCGTTTTGAGGAGGGGCGAACGGCCGTCTGCTTGGCTTGCGTGGCGGGTGAATCGAGGAAATGTGATGAACTTCAAGCCTAATCTGATCACGCTCAACCACCTTGAATTCTTTTGCCAGCAGAACCAGCTCATGGTCAAGGGGCGCACTCGGGCCGGCAAGGAACTTTGGGTCAGCCCTCTGGGAGCTCATTCGGGCGACCTTTCTTATGAGCAGATCGACGAGGCTCTAGGAGGCATCTCGACCTTCGAGCTGCGTGAACTGCTGTCAAGCCCCGACACTTCCCGCGTATCCTACTTCGTCACCCGCAACGAGCTGGAACAGGAGCTCGACCACCTGATTCACTAACTCCTTTCCAGCCCACAGGATGCGGCTGCCCACATTGCTACTACAGGTCGGGTCGCTTACAATGGCGCGGCATGAGCGCTGACGACAAGGCACGAACCATCGATGCCATTCTTTACGGCCTGATCGAGCATTGGTACAAGCGGGTGGCCCCCAACTATGTCACCGAGAAAGACTCTCACGACCTGGGTTTAGAGCCCGAGATCAAGCGTTTTCACGAGCCTGCAAAGCACCGCATCAAATTTGCCCGGCCCAATGAGCTGGACGTCACCTACGGGCTGGAGGTGCGAGAGCGGCACGGGCTCATCTTCATCGTCGCCAGCGTCAACAACAAGTCCACCGGCTTCGACTACCGCAGCTATGTCGACCGCCTTCAGAAGTACTACTGGCGCGCCCGCAGCGAAAAGCCCTGGACCGAGCCCGAGGTCGATCACTACGCCTTTTCCGACCTGCTGGCTTTCGAGCCGGTGCTGGACAAGTCGGTGCGAGTCGAATCGCGCGTCCGCAGGGCCGATATCGTGCATTCCGATTTCGAGGTGACGGAGAAGGGCGGCGATCTGCTGGAGGAACGGGACGACCTCTTCGCCGACCTGGTCGACGAGTACTGTCTGGCGCCCATGAAACGCATCTACGCCGAGTGCTATCGCGAGAGCGAGAGTGACTGATTGAACTCGCCTGACCCGGCTTGCATCCAACTTTGCAACTCATGCATTCCAGGACACTTGCATTGGCGTTGTGGACGTGGGCCAGTCTCGTTGCTTGGACTTTGGCTGACGATTCCGGGGAACTGAGCTTTGAGGGCGTAGAATCGATTCCCTATCAGGAACTGATCAGCCACCTGAAAGAAAAGGGATTCGACCCGCAGGCGCCGCAGGCCTTGAGCGAGCGCGACTGGGAGCGGGGCGAACGTTTGCTGCGCCACTACTACCAGGATCAAGGCTTTCCCCTGGCCCGCGTCGAGCGCACTACAACGGGCAGGGCGGGATTTCGAATCATCGAGGGTCCTAGGGCCGAACTGGGGTGGGTCGACTTCCAGGGCAACCAATTCTTCAGCGGCGATGAACTGGCCCGAGTGTTGGACGTCTCAGGCCGTCTCGACTTCAACCGCCTGGAGGAGCGCCTGGAAAAAGTGCGGGAGCACTACCGGGATGCCGGCTTCCCCCTGGCCACAGTCGAACGCGCTTCGCTGCAGGTGCAGGAGACCCGGGAGCGCAGTTTCTTTCCCTTGCCCTTTCAGAGCGTTTCGCGCCTGCGCATCCGTTTGAAGATCGAGGTCGAAGAAGGCGGCCGGTTCCGCTTCGGGCGATGGGATTGCCCGCAGGAACTGTCCGCGCTGCAACTTCCTCAACCGGTGGAAGGCGAGTTTTACAGTGAACGGCTTCTGCTGGAATTTCGCGCCCGGGCCGGGAAGCACTTCGCCTCCCAGGGACGCCTGATCCGAGAATTGCAGATCCTCCAGCGCTTCGATCAGGATGCGCTTGAGGTTGACCACCGGGTGGTCTTTTCCCTCTACCCTCCACTCGACGTCCGCTTCATCCGCCTGCAAGGACACCACAATTATCCCGACCGTTTCTACCGGCGGGAGTTGCGGTTGGAAGAGAGCCGCCCTTTCGATCCGCGCCTTTTGGCCCGCAGCCTTTCCAACCTCAACTCCACCGGGGTGCTCAAACGCCCGCTGACCGATCAGGACGTGGAGCTGGTCATCCATGAGCCCCAGGCGATGGTCGACGTGGTCATCTCCCTCGAGGAAAAGAAGCCGCGCGGTTTCTTCTACTCGCTCAGCCGCAACGATCTGGGCGGATTGCAGGTGGGTCTGGTCTTCACTTTGGCCAACTGGCTGGGCTTGGGCGAGGAACTGGGTTTGAACGTCGAGCATGGCGGCGGCACCACCGGCGCCGCGCTGGGGATCGCTTCGCGCTACCTGCTGGGGACCGACGTTCCCTTGCGCTTCGCTCTGCGTTTTTTTCGCCGCCACACCGGATTTCGCCTCTCCGGCGTGGACGAACGGGTTGAGGACGTCTTCCGCTCCAAGGAAACCGGCTTCACCGGACTGGCAGCTTACCGCGTCCGCCATGGACAGGAAACGGGAAGCGAGTACAGCCTTTCCTGGTTGCAGCGTCCCCAGCAGGAACCGGCCCGCCGGGTTGTGCTGCGTCCTTTCTGGACCTGGGGCCGCGAGGACGAGCTCGTCGGGGGCCAGTCGCTCAAGGTGTCCAGCCGCTTCTCCTTTTTTGACGATCCCTCCCAGGCCTGGAACTGGAGTCCTCGTCTGGAATATCGCCGTGAGGGCAGGGAAGAGCCGCTGCAAAGAGGCTTCGCCTTTCGCTTTCAAGCCCAGTACTCGCACTTCGGGTCTGGAAGCCAGTTGCTCTCCGAGCGTCTCTTTACCGATTCCGACACCGCGCGGGGATTCTCGGGCACCACCTCGGGTCCCTGGCGTCGTGAAAAGGAGGGACTGCGTCCGCTGGGAGGAGACGCCCTGTTGGGCCTCAATAGCGAGTATCAGGTGCCGCTCACCCGCAATGTATCGGTGTCGCCCTTTTTCGACACCGCCATCAACTTCTCCACTCGAAGTCCGCAAGGATTCCGGGTGGTGGAGTCGACCAATCGAATCTTGAGGGCCTCTCTGGGAAGCGAGTTGCGAGTCGACCTTCCCGCCCAATTGCCTCAGCTTCGCCTCATCGCTGCCTGGAACCCCCTGCGCATGCAGGACGTCCTCAGCCAGGGCCCCTCGGGACTGGCCCGCCTGCGCGATCCCCGCGCCAGCCTGCGCCTGGCTTTCGATCCCGTCTTCTGAGGCGACCGCGCCCTGATCGTCCTCAAACACATTCCATTGGACGTCACGCGGCATGGGAGCGGCCCGTGGCATTCATGAGAATCGCCGCAAGGATGCGCCTCCCCACCATCCGTGCATCGGTTCGCTCTTCCAGCGCACTTAGGCGGCTGGGCCCTCAGCAATTGGGTTGCGACGGTGCAGGTTTGAACCGCGACGGGAGGTCGCTTCATCCAAATAGAGTGGAGGTGACGGATGAATACGGCTCGATGGATACTTTTCTCCCTGACATTCTTCCTGTTTTTCGGACTCGCTTCACAGGCCCGCCACTATCCGCTGGTGGGCGTGGTCACCGACCACTACGACCTGACCTACCGCGACCTGGACCGCCTCGAATACGAGTTCGATCATTGGGCCCGGCGCAGCCATTCCCATCTCCAATTCCGCTACGCCAAACAACGCCGCCATTACCGTCCCCGCAGCGGCTACGGCTATAACCGGGGCTACCGCGACCGCTATCATGATTGGGACTACACGCTGCATCTGGACGTGGACCGCGGCTACTACGGGCGCTGCGGATCTTACCGCCTGCACTATGATTGGTATGTCGTCGACCACTACAACCGGGTCATCAGGCGGGGACACGCCCACCACGTCAGGCATCTGGCCCGAGACGTGGTCAGGGTCATCGACCGCCACTGGCGCTGACCGGGCTGCCGTCGCCGCGGGGGCGTCAACCACTTGAACGGGCAGGGGTTGAATTTCGTGGGCCCCTGCACGTATCTTGAGACGTGATGCAGGTTTGTCCACAAGCGCCCACCCCCAAAAAGCAAGAAGCCCTGGGACGACAGGTGCTGATCGACCTCTACGGATGTCCGGCCGACCTGCTGGACGACGTCAAGCGGGTTGAGAACGCCTTGGTGCAGGCCGCCCGAAGCTGCGGCGCCAGGGTGGTAGAAACGGTGCTTCACCGCTTCAGTCCGCAGGGCGTGAGCGGAGTGGTGGTGATCGCCGAAAGTCACTTGGCCGTCCACACCTGGCCCGAGCAGGGCTACGCCGCGCTGGACGTCTTCACCTGCGGCGACGTGCTCTCTCCCCAGGAACTGACCGAGGCTCTGGGGACTTTGTTCGCCGCCCACAACTCCCGCTCCCGCGTCATTCAGCGCGGGCTTCAACCCCACGCCCATGCGCCAAGTCCAAGGGAAAGCTAAGCGCCGCAATCCAGACTTGGAAGTTGGCCGCTGGGGAGAGAGTTTTGACCGGCTGTCCTAGCCTCTGATGCGCTTCTCGTTGAAAAGCAAGGCGAAGGCCGCGGCCACGGCGCCGGCCATGATGGCGGGCTGGATCCAGATGTCCGTCCATTGGTGGCCGCTCACCTCTCCGTTAAGCAACACCTCGTTGCCTTGCACGATGCGGCCCGACACCCAGGCTCCTATGACCATGCCCACTCCGTAGGTGATCAGCGTAATGAATCCCTGGGCGCTGGAGCGCAGCCCGGGAGGAGCCTTCTTGTCGACGTAGATCTGGCCGGTAACAAAGAAAAAGTCATAGCAGACGCCATGCAGGATAATGCCCAAATAGAGCATCCACACCAGGGCGTCGTTGTTGCCGAAGGCGAAGAGCACATAGCGGGCGGTCCAGGCCAGCATTCCCACCAGCAGCATGTACTTGACGCCCAAGCGGCGGAAGAAGAAGGGCATGACCAGCATGAAGACGATCTCGGAGCCTTGTCCCAGCGTCATCTTGGCGGCCACCGCCTGCATCCCGCTCTCGTTGAGGAAGAGGTTGGTGAAGTTGTAGTAGAAGGCCAGGGGAATGGAAATCAGCAGCGAACTGACGATGAAGACGGCGAAGGGGCGTTCTTTCATCAGGCGCAGGGCGTCCAGCCCCAACACCTCGGCCACGCTCACCGACTTGCCCGCTGAAGCGGGCGGCGTGTGGGGCAGCGAAAAGGAATAGAGGGCCAGCAGGGCCGAGGCGCCGGCCGCCAGCCGCATGGGCGTCGAGGTGGCTTCGATGCCCTCCAGCCCGAAGCCTTCCATGGTGGAGATGATGATCCCGGCTACGATCCAACCGATGGTGCCCAGGACGCGGATGGAGGGGAACTCTTTTTCCGGCTCCTTCATCTGGTAGAAGGAGATGGCGTTGACCAGGGCCAGCGTGGGCATGTAGCAGAGGGCATATCCCAGCAGCACCCAGAAGAAGAACCCCGCATCGGTGACGGTGGAAGCGTAGTAAAGCAGCGCCGCGCCCAGCAAGTGCAGCACTCCCATGACCTTCTGGGCGGCGAAGTATCGGTCGGCCACCAGTCCCACGAAGAAGGGCGAGAGGATGGCGGCCCAGGCCGTGGTGCTGTAGGCGCGGCTGATTTCGGTTCCCTGGAAGCCTATCTCGTTGAGGTAGGTGCCCATGGTCACCGACCAGGCTCCCCAGATAAAGAACTCCAGGAACATCATTGCGCTCAAGCGCATGCGCAGCGTTATTTCCATGGCGCCGGATTATATAGCCCCCGCCAGGCGTCGAAAAGTGGTGCGCCAAGTCTAAGGCAAGGGGACCGGGCTGATGCTGGTGAAGTCTCCTGCGGCGCTTCCCAGTTCCAGGGCGATGACGGCCAGGGCGTGGACGTCGGCCTCGATTTCAAGGGTCCCTTCGAACTCTTCAGGAAGCTCGAAGAACTCGTCGATGAATTGGGAAATGCGTTGGTTGGCCTGCACGCGGAACTCGGTTTCGGCACCCGGCACCGGCATTCCTTCAGCGTCGAGCACGCTGAGCCGCACGTTGGTGGCCGCAGTGCGCAGGTTGCGCAGGGCCACTCCGGTGCGGATCGTAAGCAGGGCCGATTGACGCACGGGCACCCGGGCCCGCTTCAGCACCTCTCCCGTACCTACTGCGGCTGATCCAGGCGCCAGGCTGTAGCGGGCTTGCGCTCCCAAGGGTCGGTCGGAGAGCACCGAAAGCGAACCCAGGAACAGGTCATCCCCTTGCGGCGAGGTGGTGAGGGTAATCGAACCGTCGGGAGGAATGACCAGTCCTTCGGCCAATGGCAAGTCCGGTGCCGCCGCAGGCGCATCTGTCAACTCCATCCCGTTGACGTCGAAGAGCCGCAGCGCCGCGCCGGCGCTTTCGGACGATAAGTTGAAGAGAGTCAATCGCGTCGAAAACCCGGCACCTCCCCCGAACTGGGCCAAGTGGACCTCGGGCACGAAGAGCGCGGCGGTGCCGAACGATTGGGCCTCCTGCCGCGTGTTTGCGAAAATCTGCGAACGGCCGGTCACAGTGTCCACAACCGTGATCTCGTAGGCAACGTCGGTAAGCCCTCCAAAGAAGAACCAGAAATTGCCGTTTGCCGAGCGGCCGTCTTCGATCCTGACCAGAACTTCGAGGTTAGACTCGGCGAAGAACGTCAGAGCGCCGCTTCGATCGGTCAGGAAGACGGCGTTGGCCTCACCTAAGTTGATGTCGTCAGCCCGCCAGTTGGCCCTCACCTGAAAGCGGCCCTCCAGCAGGCAAAGCGTCTGATCGTCGGGTAAGCAGGAACTGGCCAGGGACGCGATAACCGGGGCGGGAAAGATGGCACCCTTCGGATGCAGTTTCGCCGCCGCCGAGGGCGGCGGGCTGGGGATGGCCGCAGTGTCCTGAATGGTTGCGAACTCACCCGCCTGGTTGAGGTAGCTGACCTCCTGGCCAGTCATTTCGTCGCGCACCGTCATCTCGAACTCGAAGTTGCTGGTGGAGGCGGCGAAGACCCAGAAGTGGCCGGTTATGTTCCTCCCGTCGAGGACCTTGACGATCAGGCTGAGATCCCCTTCGTCGACAAACCAGAAAAATCCCGTGTCCTCGTTATGCTTGACGGCTTGCCCCATCCCCGCGGCGTCCGCCGCTGCCAGCGACAATTCATTGCCGGGAAAGTTGGAGAACTCAACCTCGACCGAGAAACGGTCGCCCGCTCCCAGGCAAAGCCGCGTAGGCGCAGTCGAGCAGGCCGTGCCTGCCAGCAGCGTATTTTGAGTAAAACAAAATAGTGCAACCAGATAAATTGAAAACAGATTCTTGTAACTTTTTGGCATGGAGGGATTATCGGTCGATTGGGGCCCTTTGTCCAGTCGTCTCAGGGTGCAGCCAGGTGGCGGAGGATGGTGTCGATGACGAGTCGGGGGCGGTCGAGGGGTATCCAGTGGGAGCTCTGGCTGGCATGGATGAAGCGTCCGCGGCGGGAGAGGCGGGCCAGGGCCTGCTGACGCGTCATCCAGAGCGGGTCTTCGTTGTCGGCGGCCAGCACCGATAGGGGGAGGTCGCCAAAATGCTCAATCGCCGCTACGCTGCGGGCGGCCTCGGGGACGCGGGCGATGGTGTCGGCCAGAGAGGCGTAGAAGTGAGGACGCGTCCAGAACCATCCGATGGGCTGGCGCAGGTCCTGGGGGAGTTGCTGCAGTGGAGCCAGCAGACGTTCCTGGGCCTGGCGCGGTATGCCGATTCCCAGCCATGATCCGATGCTGCGGGCCTTGCCGCGGTTGCCGGCTCGGGCCAGTTGCACCACCAGCCGGGTCAGTCCCAGGTGGGCCAGCCAGCGCGCCCGCCGGGCCAGGCGCGCCCCGTGGGTGATCTTGCGGCGGTCAGGCGCCTTGAGGTCGATCCATTGCTGTTCGTCGGCGGCATCGAGCAGGATCAATCCGGCGGTTTGGGAGCCATGGCGGTGGGCGAAAGCGCGGGCGTTGAAAGCGCCGTAGGAGTGTCCCACCAGCAGATAGGGGGCCGGAAGACGCAAGGCTTGCAGCAGCCGGTGCAACTCGTCGACGGTGTTTTCCAGCGTCCGCGGGCTTGGCGAGGGATCGCTCCACCCGCTTCCCGCCCGGTCGTAGCTGAGGGTGTGGGCGTGCTTGGCGACTTCAGGCTGCACCAGCGCCCAACTGATTGAGGAACTGGCCAGGGCTGAGTCGAAGACCACTGTAGGGGGCGTCGCCGCCGCATCAGCAGGACTCTTAACCAGAGCATGCAGCCGCCAGCCGCCGACATCCACCATTTGTCCCGGCGGCGGAAACCGCCGCGAGTCCATCCGCTCTCCCAGCCGCTGATAAACCAGTCCCACCCCCGCCAAAGCCGAAACCCCGGCAGCACCCGCCGTCACGATCTCCAACATCGCCATCCGCCCAGTCTATCGCGCTTTCCGCCCCTGCGACGTCCTGC
The DNA window shown above is from Acidobacteriota bacterium and carries:
- a CDS encoding bifunctional 3,4-dihydroxy-2-butanone-4-phosphate synthase/GTP cyclohydrolase II, with translation MFTPIPKTLEELRDGRMIVLVDDENRENEGDLVVAAEKVTPEVINFMAMYARGLICLAMTPEKCDRLGLHLMAPQNDSKFGTAFTASIDAAQGVTSGVSAQDRAHTILTAVDDQCSVEDLASPGHIFPLRARRGGVLVRAGQTEGSVDLARLAGLRAAGVICEIMNPDGTMARVPQLIEFCHKHGLALASVADIIEYRRRSERLIEKVVDVEMPTEYGDFRLHCYRSQIDEYLHLAMTCGDVGEGKVHDEPILVRVHSECLTGDIFHSLRCDCGPQLEGSMRRIAEAGTGVVLYIRQEGRGIGLINKLKAYALQEQGLDTVEANTRLGLPADLREYGIGAQILIDLGIRKLHLLTNNPKKIRGISGYGLEVVDQIPIEIPPTAHNRRYLRAKRDKLGHLFEEINDAISD
- a CDS encoding D-aminoacylase; amino-acid sequence: MTKKWMGAAALFLALALALSCAQPTEYDLIIRNGVIYDGLGGEPYKGDVAFNGDRIAAVGDLGSAVGLEEVDAQGKAVTPGFINMLSWATESLIVDGRAMSDVLQGVTLEVMGEGWSMGPLSETMKEQAREQQGDIKYDIEWTSLGEYLEYLENKGVSVNVASYLGATTLRIHEIGFEDRPPSEEELQRMRQLVHQAMQEGALGIGSSLIYAPAFYASTEELIELCKVASQYGGSYISHMRSEGNQFLEALDETMRIARQADIAAEVYHLKAAGRDNWEKMDQAIAKIEQARAQGLEIRADMYTYTAGATGLDASMPPWVQEGGLDDWIERLKDPATRRRVMAEMTTHTDEWENLFHAAGSAENLLLVGFKNDDLKHLTGKSLAEVAEMRGTSPAETAMDLVIEDGSRVGTVYFLMQEENIKKKIAQPWVTFGSDAEAPAAEGVFLKSSTHPRAYGNFARLLGKYVREEKVIPLREAIRRLTSLPAGNLKIKQRGQLAEGYFADVVVFDPEAVIDRATFAQPHQYAEGVIHVFVNGEQVLDNGQHTGATPGRVVRGPGYKGSEGEN
- a CDS encoding VWA domain-containing protein translates to MLKSLIPPLLALSVVPAALLAQEQDDQVIRVEVERVNVIVTVTDKRGRFITDLPKERFEIYEDGERQEITTFDRPTDLPLQLALIMDTSQSVRTQLDFEKEAARQFVLSLMQPGDRALLVEFDRGVNLLQDFTDRPSVIARAIDGLQAGGGTALFDAVYRVSLDKMSYGRGQDRKVILLISDGVDRDSRYSRQETLEMALRNEVAIYAIGTNRFGADQRKKGWNNLEKMSESTGGLALFPYSVSKLEESFENINKELRSQYLLVYNPTNTAKDGTFRKIRVKLKDKGGLRLRHREGYYADGAEGVR
- a CDS encoding BamA/TamA family outer membrane protein, with translation MADDSGELSFEGVESIPYQELISHLKEKGFDPQAPQALSERDWERGERLLRHYYQDQGFPLARVERTTTGRAGFRIIEGPRAELGWVDFQGNQFFSGDELARVLDVSGRLDFNRLEERLEKVREHYRDAGFPLATVERASLQVQETRERSFFPLPFQSVSRLRIRLKIEVEEGGRFRFGRWDCPQELSALQLPQPVEGEFYSERLLLEFRARAGKHFASQGRLIRELQILQRFDQDALEVDHRVVFSLYPPLDVRFIRLQGHHNYPDRFYRRELRLEESRPFDPRLLARSLSNLNSTGVLKRPLTDQDVELVIHEPQAMVDVVISLEEKKPRGFFYSLSRNDLGGLQVGLVFTLANWLGLGEELGLNVEHGGGTTGAALGIASRYLLGTDVPLRFALRFFRRHTGFRLSGVDERVEDVFRSKETGFTGLAAYRVRHGQETGSEYSLSWLQRPQQEPARRVVLRPFWTWGREDELVGGQSLKVSSRFSFFDDPSQAWNWSPRLEYRREGREEPLQRGFAFRFQAQYSHFGSGSQLLSERLFTDSDTARGFSGTTSGPWRREKEGLRPLGGDALLGLNSEYQVPLTRNVSVSPFFDTAINFSTRSPQGFRVVESTNRILRASLGSELRVDLPAQLPQLRLIAAWNPLRMQDVLSQGPSGLARLRDPRASLRLAFDPVF
- the speD gene encoding adenosylmethionine decarboxylase, coding for MQVCPQAPTPKKQEALGRQVLIDLYGCPADLLDDVKRVENALVQAARSCGARVVETVLHRFSPQGVSGVVVIAESHLAVHTWPEQGYAALDVFTCGDVLSPQELTEALGTLFAAHNSRSRVIQRGLQPHAHAPSPRES
- a CDS encoding nucleoside permease, with the protein product MEITLRMRLSAMMFLEFFIWGAWSVTMGTYLNEIGFQGTEISRAYSTTAWAAILSPFFVGLVADRYFAAQKVMGVLHLLGAALLYYASTVTDAGFFFWVLLGYALCYMPTLALVNAISFYQMKEPEKEFPSIRVLGTIGWIVAGIIISTMEGFGLEGIEATSTPMRLAAGASALLALYSFSLPHTPPASAGKSVSVAEVLGLDALRLMKERPFAVFIVSSLLISIPLAFYYNFTNLFLNESGMQAVAAKMTLGQGSEIVFMLVMPFFFRRLGVKYMLLVGMLAWTARYVLFAFGNNDALVWMLYLGIILHGVCYDFFFVTGQIYVDKKAPPGLRSSAQGFITLITYGVGMVIGAWVSGRIVQGNEVLLNGEVSGHQWTDIWIQPAIMAGAVAAAFALLFNEKRIRG